TAGATGTCCGTTGCAAGAAGCTTGATTTGGCTTGGTACAATCTGCATTGCAATACTATGTGTTCAGTCTTTCAACTGAATTCCCGTATCCCATTCGAACTTGGAGGTCATTAAATATGAGGCGGATAGCCCTAGCAGTAGTGATTGTATCAGTTCTTATTTTGCTACCAACAAATCTTCATCAAACACCAATCAAAACAACGGAATCTCCACTTCTTGGTTCCGCACCAAATGCCTTGGCAGAGGAATCAGACTCATATTCTGGTTCCGGTCAACCACTTGAGTATTCCATTGGAGGAACTACAGATACCGCTCCAACCACCTTCTCAGTTACTAATGGAAGTAGCATCGTCAGTTGGACAGCAGAAGTTCTTATTCCTCAACCGAATGATACTCTTTCAGGCGATGTTGAAGTATTCTACCCAATGACTGAATGGGGCCCAACCAAGGTGATTGACTCCTTGGGGCGTGAGCGGACTCAGGGTACCGCTTGGGATTATGGAGCTGGAAAGCTCACGATCTACAGCTCATCTGTCGATGTCTATGGTGAATGGCTTGTCAAATTCAACAGCCTGAACTATATGAAGAATCTCCAGCTTGGAGTAAGCGGACAGTCACTGTCCGATAGCGCGGTACTCAATGTGGGCGATGATTTGAAACTCAGGGCTACTACTCCTTGGATTGAGAATGCGAGAGTTGGGCTGGAGCTGAAAGATCCAAGTGGTGATGTCTGGTACACCGACTCCAATACTACAGGAACTCCTAGTACTGATTGGCACATTCCCTCATTTGGACATAGGATTCCTCTAGATATCTCAGCCTCTAATGTCGATGCTGACTTGACCGATTTTCCACTATTGGTAGATATTACTGAGAATGATTTGACGAATACTAACAAGGTACAAGCTGATGGTGATGATATCGTTTTCGTTCAAAATGGGGATATTCTCTCCCATGAGCTAGTACGATTCACTCAATCTACAGGCAAGCTAACGGCATGGGTTAAGACAAACCTTTCTTCCTCGGTAGATAACACCGTGTATATGTACTACGGCAACCCAGTTGTTGGTTCTACAGAAAATGCAACTGCTGTTTGGACCAACGGTTATGAAGCAGCATGGCATCTCGATGAGACCTATTCGGACGAAGCTGATGGCAATATCCACCAGGATAGCACTTCCGGGGATTACAATGGTGTACAACACGGAAACGACTGGGATCCGGGAATCGCTTACTACGCTCAGTTGTTTGACGGAACAGATGACTGGATTTCTGTGAACGCAACTGAGGGACTCGAACCAGAGGGTGATGTTACGCTTTCCGGCTGGTTCTATCTTGAGAATGAATTCAACAGCTCTTCGAGCACATCGATGATGATTATGGAAAAGTATCTGAGCGATGATGTGAATTTCCACATTGTGCTTGCGGGTTCTGATTATGGGGAAAGCGCACCACCAACTGGAAGTCTCGTTTTTGGATTTGAACAATATGGGTCAGAATCTGCTAAATGGACGAATACCACCAGCTGGTCAAGTGGATGGTATCATTACTCCTGCTTCATGGATGCAGACACGCTATCAAATAACAAGCTGTTTATCAACGGATTGGATGACACCAATCCTAATGAACATGACACTGGTCTCAGCTCATCCAATATGTCATATACTTCAGATTGGGGAATGGGCGGGAAGTATGGCGACTCCGCAGAATTTGGCTCACCAAATACCGCATTCTTGGATGGCTCAATGGACGAAGTAAGAGTATCTACAGCATCTCGTTCACCAGCTTGGATTGCAGCAGAATATGACAACCAAGTGCCATCTAGCACTTTCGTAGCGAAAGGTTCTCACACTCAGCGTGACTCTCCTGAACATACTTTCACCAAAACAGTTGATTCAACTGCACCTGCAGGCAAATGGACCGCAAGGACCTACTATAACGATACTGGAGTTTCAGTGACCAACAAGACGGGTCTTTACGAGAGGAATTTCATAGTTAAACATGATACTTCTTTGATACTCAAATCTCCAGGCGATGCAATTGGTGACCAGATTACCACCAAGATTGTGGGAGATATGCTACATATCGTGCTGGATCTGCAATACAGTGACAATACTTCAGACTACGTGGAAGGCGCTACTGTTACAATGAACTGGACCGTAGATGGAAGCCCCACACAGAAAACGCTAGTCGATCATGGAAATGGGACCTATAGTCGCACTCTGAACACAACAGACTTGGCTACTGAAGGTAGATGGAGGATTGACATATCCTCTTCTCATCCATACTACAATGATGCCAGCTATCAACTTGACATAGACCTTTCTCATGAAACTGAAATATTGTATGAAACTCCACCTTCAACACCTGTTGGTGATGATTTTACTGTCCGCATAACAGTACGAGATGCGTTCAATGGCAACCCTATCCTAGGTGCAAGCATCACCTCTAATGGATCTCTGATTGGTACTGTTGATAATGGCGATGGCACATATGATTTGACTCTTGATTCAGCAGGTTTAGAAACAGGAAATTATGTCTATCATGTAAATGCGAGCCCAGCTGAAACCTATCTACTAGAGAGCACGGTGGATATCACATTCACGCTTCGACAGATTCATACTGCGACCTATGGAATTGGCGGAAACTCGGTTTCAACTCCATATGATATTGATACTTCGTTTACTGTAACTTACAATGATACAGATCACAGCTATGCTGGCATATCTGGAGCTTCTTGGTCTGTAAACTCGCCTTCTGGCGTTACGGTTGGCGTCGCTGATAACGCCGATGGTTCTTACGGTCTAGCTATCGATGTTAGTGGAAAAGCCATTGAGACATACAGCATTGAGGTTACTTTTTCGAAAACTAACTACGAAGACAGCACATTCTTGCTAGAACTCACGATAACTCAACACGATACTTTCATTGTTGTAGACCTCGACCAAGAGATACCTTGGGGAGAGAATTCGACTTTCTCGATTGCATGGTACGATTCAGACACTGGCGACACGGATATCTCCGGAACAATTGGCGTTAGCGATGTAACTGTAAACGGAACCTCATCTGGAAGTCTCTTGAATTTCGACTTGGATTGTGATGATTGGACTGTAGGTACGTACCATCTGAACGTCACAGTCTATTCCGCTAATGGCAACTATGATGATGCATGGACCAATGTTACTCTTGAAATCCGGGCGCATCATACTTACATCGAAGTCAACTATGATGAAACCATACCGTGGGGCGAGACCTCATCATTTGTTGTCACGTGGTATGACTCTGATACCGGTGGAACCACAATTGACTCTGCGAATCTAGATAACGTTACAGTTGACACTGATTCCTTTGGAGTGCTATCGTTTGAGTATGATACTAGTTCATTATCTGTTGGTAGCTATCAACGAGACGTAGATGTGTACTCCTCGAGCTTGAACTACTTCGATGCTCACACCGTTGTCGAGATAACTGTGAGAAAGCATTACACTCAAGTCCATGTTGAAGGCGATTTCAATGTACCCTGGGGACAGACTACGGATATCACTGTAGTATACTGGGATATTGATACTGACTCAGCAGTTCCCGTTGGCTCCGTGAACCAATTCAGCTATGATCCTACTGGCTATAATATTCAAACATTTGGAGATTCAGCCTACACCATGACCCTCGATACTTCTGAGTGGGCCATGGGTACCGTTCCAGTTACACTTACCGTGACATCTGATAATTCGAATGAGAACTATCAACAGGCCACAACTGACTTCGATGTTGTAATCCGTGCTCATCATACAACGGTATCGATAAACTCCGAACCCGTGACGCCCGTTGGTTTTGATTCAGATATCACTGTCACTTACTGGGATACAGATACCGATTCGCAGGTCCCTCTAGACAATGTTAGTCAATTTGCTGTTAGTCCGACGGGGCATAGCCAGCAAAACTTCGCTGATACATCTTATACTCTGACGATAGATACTGACAGCTGGTCGATTTCCTTAGTATCTACGACACTGGAGGTAACAGCCGATAGCGGATTCTATGATACCGCGTCAGTAGCTTTTGACATAACTATCCGTGCCCGCATCACAACAGCTAATGTTGAGGGCAATACAACTATACCGTTTGGAAATGATACCCCTCTGAACATTGTCATTTGGGACCAGGATGCCGATTCAGCAGTCTCCGCTGGGAATGTCTCAACCCTTTCTTTCCAATCTTCATCATATGGAACTCAGGATTTCAGTAGCCCTAGTTCATTGGACATAAC
The Candidatus Lokiarchaeota archaeon DNA segment above includes these coding regions:
- a CDS encoding DUF2341 domain-containing protein, which gives rise to MRRIALAVVIVSVLILLPTNLHQTPIKTTESPLLGSAPNALAEESDSYSGSGQPLEYSIGGTTDTAPTTFSVTNGSSIVSWTAEVLIPQPNDTLSGDVEVFYPMTEWGPTKVIDSLGRERTQGTAWDYGAGKLTIYSSSVDVYGEWLVKFNSLNYMKNLQLGVSGQSLSDSAVLNVGDDLKLRATTPWIENARVGLELKDPSGDVWYTDSNTTGTPSTDWHIPSFGHRIPLDISASNVDADLTDFPLLVDITENDLTNTNKVQADGDDIVFVQNGDILSHELVRFTQSTGKLTAWVKTNLSSSVDNTVYMYYGNPVVGSTENATAVWTNGYEAAWHLDETYSDEADGNIHQDSTSGDYNGVQHGNDWDPGIAYYAQLFDGTDDWISVNATEGLEPEGDVTLSGWFYLENEFNSSSSTSMMIMEKYLSDDVNFHIVLAGSDYGESAPPTGSLVFGFEQYGSESAKWTNTTSWSSGWYHYSCFMDADTLSNNKLFINGLDDTNPNEHDTGLSSSNMSYTSDWGMGGKYGDSAEFGSPNTAFLDGSMDEVRVSTASRSPAWIAAEYDNQVPSSTFVAKGSHTQRDSPEHTFTKTVDSTAPAGKWTARTYYNDTGVSVTNKTGLYERNFIVKHDTSLILKSPGDAIGDQITTKIVGDMLHIVLDLQYSDNTSDYVEGATVTMNWTVDGSPTQKTLVDHGNGTYSRTLNTTDLATEGRWRIDISSSHPYYNDASYQLDIDLSHETEILYETPPSTPVGDDFTVRITVRDAFNGNPILGASITSNGSLIGTVDNGDGTYDLTLDSAGLETGNYVYHVNASPAETYLLESTVDITFTLRQIHTATYGIGGNSVSTPYDIDTSFTVTYNDTDHSYAGISGASWSVNSPSGVTVGVADNADGSYGLAIDVSGKAIETYSIEVTFSKTNYEDSTFLLELTITQHDTFIVVDLDQEIPWGENSTFSIAWYDSDTGDTDISGTIGVSDVTVNGTSSGSLLNFDLDCDDWTVGTYHLNVTVYSANGNYDDAWTNVTLEIRAHHTYIEVNYDETIPWGETSSFVVTWYDSDTGGTTIDSANLDNVTVDTDSFGVLSFEYDTSSLSVGSYQRDVDVYSSSLNYFDAHTVVEITVRKHYTQVHVEGDFNVPWGQTTDITVVYWDIDTDSAVPVGSVNQFSYDPTGYNIQTFGDSAYTMTLDTSEWAMGTVPVTLTVTSDNSNENYQQATTDFDVVIRAHHTTVSINSEPVTPVGFDSDITVTYWDTDTDSQVPLDNVSQFAVSPTGHSQQNFADTSYTLTIDTDSWSISLVSTTLEVTADSGFYDTASVAFDITIRARITTANVEGNTTIPFGNDTPLNIVIWDQDADSAVSAGNVSTLSFQSSSYGTQDFSSPSSLDITLSTDTWDVGKELVTLSVSLNSTIFSNPDNYPFNITIRRHYTVVSVTGDLLTPQGFDTSLSIQLTDADTGTLLSVSQVDSIVFDPDTYSSYQEDPPGDFQVNLPTSSWALGTENVVLSLSMLNSSYANPANHTFEIEIRKHYTQAAVSGDFTTPHGFDTSVSVVIRDLDTGTNVAASDVASLSFTTTSYPSYDETNPGDFDVTLPTNSWGLGSETVTLSVSMTGSIYFDPDNHQFDITIRKHYTSVSVTGNFTTPHGFNT